In Vicia villosa cultivar HV-30 ecotype Madison, WI unplaced genomic scaffold, Vvil1.0 ctg.000637F_1_1, whole genome shotgun sequence, one genomic interval encodes:
- the LOC131630026 gene encoding heat shock cognate 70 kDa protein-like — protein sequence MAKKYEGVAIGIDLGTTYSCVGVWQEQNNRVEIIHNDQGNKTTPSCVAFTNTHRLIGEAAKNQASSNPTNTVFDAKRLIGRKYSDSVIQNDILLWPFKIIAGDNDKPMILVNYQGKEKQLVAEEISAMILTQMREIAGAFLESPVKNAVITVPAYFNDSQRRATKDAGDIAGLNVIRIINEPTAAALAYGLQKRANCVAERTIFTFDLGGGTFDVSLLKIKNNSFEVKATAGDTHLGGEDFDNRMVNHFVKEFKRKNKVDISGNSKALRRLRTACERAKRTLSYDTDATIDIDAICEGIDFCSSITRAKFEQLNMDLFEKCMETVESCLADAKMDKSSVDDIVLVGGSSRIPKVKQLLQDFFNGKELCKSINPDEAVAYGAAVQAALLSEGLKNVPNLGLQDVTPLSLGTKVKGNIMNVVIPKNSSIPVKRKRVYYTCKDDQASVTVDVYEGERVVANENNLLGLFYLSVRHAPSGLPIQVCFDIDGDGILTVSAEEETSGNKKDITITNENGRLSREEIERMIQEAENFKDQDMKFKKKVKVINALDDYLYKVGKILKDKSVTSLLTSVDKVLIDSVMIKAKGLIDGSKQQEDTYIFVDILKELENVFEPAMKKIKKCYSYEEIDSDSN from the exons ATGGCAAAAAAGTACGAAGGAGTTGCTATAGGAATTGACCTAGGCACTACTTACTCATGTGTTGGAGTGTGGCAAGAACAAAACAACCGTGTTGAAATCATACACAATGATCAAGGAAACAAAACAACACCTTCTTGTGTTGCTTTTACCAACACTCATAGATTGATTGGTGAGGCTGCTAAAAATCAAGCTTCCTCCAACCCAACCAACACTGTCTTTG ATGCAAAGAGGTTAATCGGAAGAAAATATAGTGATTCTGTTATTCAGAATGATATTCTACTGTGGCCCTTTAAGATAATTGCCGGGGATAATGACAAACCAATGATCCTTGTGAACTATCAGGGTAAGGAAAAACAACTTGTTGCTGAGGAAATATCAGCCATGATTCTCACACAGATGCGAGAGATTGCGGGAGCATTTTTGGAATCACCTGTTAAGAATGCAGTGATTACGGTACCTGCTTATTTTAATGATTCACAGCGAAGAGCCACCAAAGATGCTGGTGATATTGCTGGTCTCAATGTAATAAGGATAATCAATGAGCCAACTGCTGCGGCTCTTGCATATGGACTTCAAAAGAGAGCTAATTGTGTTGCAGAGAGAACTATTTTCACCTTTGATCTTGGTGGTGGAACTTTTGATGTGTCTCTCCTTAAGATTAAGAATAATTCCTTTGAGGTCAAGGCGACTGCTGGTGACACTCACCTCGGAGGAGAGGACTTTGATAATCGAATGGTGAATCACTTTGTGAAGGAGTTTAAGAGGAAGAACAAAGTTGACATTAGTGGGAACTCAAAAGCCTTGAGGAGATTGAGAACTGCGTGCGAGAGGGCCAAAAGAACACTTTCGTACGATACTGATGCAACAATTGACATAGATGCTATATGTGAAGGTATTGACTTCTGTTCATCAATCACTCGGGCCAAGTTTGAGCAACTGAATATGGACCTCTTTGAAAAATGTATGGAGACAGTTGAAAGTTGTCTTGCTGATGCTAAGATGGACAAGAGTAGTGTTGATGACATTGTCCTTGTTGGTGGCTCTTCTAGGATTCCCAAAGTGAAGCAACTATTGCAGGACTTTTTCAATGGGAAGGAATTATGCAAGAGCATCAACCCTGATGAGGCTGTTGCTTATGGTGCAGCTGTCCAAGCTGCTTTGCTGAGTGAAGGTTTAAAGAATGTTCCAAACTTGGGTTTGCAAGATGTTACACCTTTGTCTCTTGGTACAAAAGTAAAAGGAAATATCATGAATGTAGTGATTCCAAAGAATTCTAGCATTCCTGTAAAGAGGAAACGCGTATACTACACATGTAAAGATGACCAAGCCAGTGTCACAGTCGATGTTTACGAGGGTGAGAGAGTGGTTGCAAATGAGAACAACTTGCTTGGTTTGTTTTATCTTTCAGTCCGCCATGCACCTAGTGGCCTTCCTATTCAAGTATGCTTTGATATAGACGGCGATGGTATATTAACCGTGTCTGCAGAGGAAGAAACGAGTGGCAATAAGAAAGATATTACAATAACAAATGAAAATGGAAGATTATCAAGGGAAGAAATTGAGAGAATGATCCAGGAAGCTGAGAATTTCAAGGATCAAGatatgaagttcaagaagaaagtTAAAGTAATCAATGCTTTGGATGACTATCTTTATAAAGTGGGGAAAATATTGAAGGATAAAAGTGTTACTTCCTTGCTGACATCTGTCGACAAAGTTTTGATCGATTCTGTAATGATAAAGGCCAAAGGTTTGATTGATGGCAGCAAGCAGCAGGAAGATACTTATATTTTTGTGGACATTTTGAAGGAACTTGAGAATGTCTTTGAACCTGCTATGAAGAAGATCAAGAAATGTTACTCATATGAGGAAATTGATTCTGATTCTAATTGA